Proteins found in one Toxotes jaculatrix isolate fToxJac2 chromosome 18, fToxJac2.pri, whole genome shotgun sequence genomic segment:
- the LOC121198286 gene encoding peroxisomal carnitine O-octanoyltransferase-like: MTLLNYPVPELDVTFQEVGRVLQLTLSPDIYPEFRSALEQQRELLQEAQQKLATRALGRENWVTEQFKRSLLSCVDPLPTSTALPVVLLPSKEKKCTQLGRAAALLWAAAKLYSEPGLLEGDVPMEHTQQSEVFAASRIPGTSQDQIKVYPDSLHALITCVGGVFPVDILWRPSTGGPVSARPFIDIYNQLAEVMDQPCAGKQNDPSAICSLSALERKTWAAIREEILGQGGEAAASLGLMESAVLTLCLEDCNAPSELADILNAVRLGGGGDNPCLRYYDKVVNLVVFKDCTAGMMFEHSAVDGMVAGLVTECVYNLSETADLNLVHTEPEKVNGGQRGLYDAWINFSLQLSLRQTLGESAASHMLVTPTHMRHYKHGRCDPTYSLTMHSRKLIGALTSCVGPDNTIQYTTDILRLFHVAFLEHKKLIRNTKSGQGVGPHLAALRQSLPSDNPLKKFLDPFGCPSVYLTGTDLMEGVECGVGNVYAQDQLAVTYLGKRNKVRIVLNGKGSFALTLDKLRENLMRK, from the exons ATGACCCTTCTCAACTACCCTGTTCCAGAGCTGGATGTTACATTTCAAGAAGTGGGCCGTGTTCTGCAGCTCACTCTAAGTCCTGACATTTATCCTGAGTTCAGGAGTGCACTGGAACAGCAGAGGGAGCTCCTTCAAGAGGCTCAGCAGAAATTAGCAACTAGAGCTTTAGGTCGGGAGAACTGGGTGACAGAGCAGTTCAAGAGAAGTCTGCTGTCATGTGTTGACCCCCTGCCTACCTCTACAGCCCTCCCTGTTGTTCTTCTTCCatccaaagaaaagaaatgtacCCAGCTGGGGAGAGCAGCTGCTCTACTATGGGCAGCAGCAAAGCTGTACAGTGAGCCCGGGTTGCTAGAGGGCGATGTGCCCATGGAGCACACACAGCAGTCTGAGGTGTTCGCTGCCAGCCGGATTCCTGGCACGAGTCAAGATCAAATTAAG GTCTACCCAGACAGCCTCCATGCCCTCATTACCTGTGTTGGAGGAGTGTTCCCCGTTGACATACTGTGGCGTCCCAGCACTGGTGGGCCAGTTTCTGCTCGACCATTCATTGACATCTACAATCAGCTGGCTGAGGTGATGGATCAACCCTGTGCAGGAAAACAGAATGATCCCTCTGCCATATGCAGCCTCTCAGCTCTGGAGCGTAAAACCTGGGCTGCCATCAGGGAAGAGATCCTGGGGCAAGGAGGGGAGGCCGCAGCATCACTGGGGCTGATGGAGAGCGCTGTGCTAACACTCTGTCTGGAGGACTGCAATGCACCTTCTGAATTGGCTGATATACTAAATGCAGTGagactgggaggaggaggagacaacCCATGTCTGCGATACTATGATAAG GTGGTGAACCTGGTGGTGTTCAAGGACTGCACAGCTGGGATGATGTTTGAGCACAGTGCTGTGGATGGGATGGTGGCTGGGcttgtgactgagtgtgtgtacaaTCTGTCTGAGACTGCTGATTTGAACCTAGTCCATACTGAACCTGAAAAGGTGAATGG AGGGCAGAGAGGCCTGTATGATGCCTGGATCAACTTCTCTTTGCAGCTGTCCCTTAGGCAGACTCTTGGGGAATCCGCTGCCAGTCACATGCTTGTCACACCTACACATATGCGCCACTACAAGCATGGCCGTTGCGATCCTACATACTCACTCACTATGCATTCTCGCAAGTTGATTGGCGCCTTGACATCCTGCGTTGGTCCAGATAACACAATCCAGTACACTACTGACATCTTACGCTTGTTTCATGTTGCCTTTTTGGAACATAAGAAGCTCATCAGAAACACTAAAAGTGGTCAAGGTGTTGGTCCCCACCTAGCTGCCCTGCGCCAATCTTTGCCATCTGACAATCCACTGAAGAAGTTTCTGGACCCCTTTGGATGTCCATCTGTGTACCTCACTGGTACAGATCTGATGGAGGGTGTAGAGTGTGGAGTAGGGAATGTCTATGCCCAAGATCAGCTGGCTGTAACCTACcttggaaaaagaaacaaggtTCGCATTGTGCTTAATGGGAAAGGGAGCTTTGCTCTGACACTGGACAAACTTCGAGAAAACCTGATG agaaaatga
- the LOC121198285 gene encoding uncharacterized protein LOC121198285, which translates to MMLNTHVIGVIEFALQAALNLGSQVLQQGGRSLDAVQRSVEALEDCFLFNAGKGSVFNKDGKNELEATIIDGSAVRSGSVACVQSVKNPIKAARCVMEKSSHSLIVGDGAEEFLQGLEEKEKPVGCEYFYTDIRHKELTAKLSGGKTSKNNHPQTVGAVALDRWHGLAAASSTGGLVGKLKGRVGDTAVVGAGTYADDKLAITCSGDGDVFLRHTVAQKIAGLYHHKGYGLRQACTEVMAENLNGVCAGIIAVDTKGDAIIETNSGVMFVASMISGISRVEVLRPLKSFSDVIWETDELVAYLNPDPWIPGSTILTRKTLSGASSIFHLATPDFVAMLQGARAVSSLLCERLGVQRCAMVFCPTPHHSAQIRLLPLHGLEPKWQPHIAGEEEFHAYDPGYCTSKSGPRWDDEALAQVQAKIRSGLPTPNAPSCFDFFGDPSSDNLFSRIVRGEQEQWRVWEDNEHVAFLTPYPNTPGLTVVVPRKPLSSDIFKLDDADYKALILAIHKVARLLEQGMRARGVALIFEGFEIDYAHAKLIPLLPSPDGTKPAELQPECFQSYPGYVSSLDGPAADPETLKTIHSKITKCRPSHSWEDPHSHSTLAIKSQWYQNLFQIQNTLFHSTVEYFHNSCQYSYALTPLTTDTISSPMGLGSDSEPVSVNLLGQDIYLADSMQFVLEYFLRFQENLPGTYYISPSFRGEDPDATHLNQFYHVECELLGDMDKAISTAEGYLAHLTKSMLKKHSNIILNTAGTLTHVTAMLSKLDGKTPLPRVPLDQAIPMMPSADCVEWVQDGQPQFGRKLTRKGERVLIEKYGGAVWLTEMDHLGVPFYQAYVEGTGRCKAKASDLLLGLGETVGLGERHSTPEMVQEALRHHAVPEQSYKWYINMRQVKPLLTSGWGMGTERYLCWLLQHDDIRDIQIIPRMKGMKYMP; encoded by the coding sequence aTGATGCTGAACACCCATGTGATTGGGGTTATTGAGTTTGCTCTACAGGCGGCCTTAAACCTTGGATCCCAAGTGCTTCAACAAGGTGGCAGGAGTCTGGATGCAGTTCAGAGGTCAGTGGAAGCTCTGGAGGACTGCTTCCTGTTCAATGCCGGTAAAGGCTCGGTATTCAACAAAGATGGCAAAAATGAATTGGAAGCAACCATTATAGATGGCAGTGCAGTGAGGTCAGGATCGGTTGCTTGTGTGCAAAGTGTGAAGAACCCAATAAAAGCAGCCAGATGTGTCATGGAGAAAAGTTCACATTCACTCATTGTGGGAGATGGGGCTGAGGAATTTCTGCAAGggctggaggagaaagagaagcctgTTGGGTGTGAGTATTTCTACACTGACATACGTCACAAAGAATTAACTGCAAAGCTCAGTGGTGGGAAAACCTCAAAAAACAATCACCCTCAAACAGTTGGAGCTGTGGCCTTGGATCGCTGGCATGGGTTGGCTGCTGCATCCTCCACAGGTGGGTTAGTGGGAAAACTGAAAGGGCGAGTTGGGGATACAGCAGTGGTGGGGGCAGGAACATATGCTGACGACAAGTTAGCTATCACCTGCTCTGGAGATGGAGATGTATTTCTGAGACACACAGTTGCTCAGAAAATAGCTGGTCTCTACCACCATAAAGGCTACGGCCTTCGGCAGGCATGTACAGAAGTGATGGCTGAAAATCTGAATGGGGTCTGTGCAGGTATCATTGCTGTGGACACTAAAGGTGATGCCATCATTGAAACAAACTCCGGTGTGATGTTTGTGGCCTCAATGATAAGTGGTATTTCACGAGTAGAGGTTCTCAGGCCCCTGAAGAGCTTCTCTGACGTGATCTGGGAAACAGATGAGTTGGTTGCCTACCTGAATCCCGACCCCTGGATCCCTGGGTCAACAATTCTGACTAGAAAAACTCTTAGTGGGGCAAGCAGCATCTTCCACTTGGCTACACCTGATTTTGTGGCTATGCTGCAAGGAGCAAGAGCTGTGTCAAGCTTACTCTGTGAACGACTGGGAGTGCAGCGCTGTGCCATGGTTTTCTGTCCAACCCCTCATCATTCTGCACAAATCAGACTGCTCCCACTTCATGGCCTAGAGCCAAAGTGGCAGCCCCATATTGCTGGTGAAGAGGAATTCCATGCTTACGATCCTGGCTACTGCACCTCAAAAAGTGGCCCACGCTGGGATGATGAAGCACTTGCACAGGTTCAAGCCAAGATTAGAAGTGGACTGCCAACACCAAATGCACCATCCTGCTTTGACTTCTTTGGAGATCCTTCAAGTGATAACCTGTTCAGCCGCATTGTACGTGGAGAGCAGGAGCAGTGGAGAGTGTGGGAAGACAATGAGCATGTTGCCTTCCTCACACCATACCCAAACACTCCTGGACTAACTGTTGTGGTGCCACGCAAACCATTGTCCAGTGACATCTTCAAACTGGATGACGCTGATTACAAAGCATTGATCTTAGCCATTCATAAAGTAGCCCGCCTACTGGAACAGGGGATGAGAGCTCGAGGTGTTGCACTCATCTTTGAGGGCTTTGAGATTGACTATGCTCATGCCAAGCTGATCCCTCTGTTACCTTCACCAGATGGCACCAAGCCTGCTGAGCTGCAACCAGAATGTTTTCAAAGCTACCCTGGATACGTGTCATCGCTGGATGGCCCAGCTGCTGACCCCGAGACCCTCAAAACTATCCACTCAAAAATCACCAAGTGCAGGCCCTCTCATTCATGGGAAGACCCTCACTCCCACTCCACACTTGCCATTAAGAGCCAGTGGTATCAGAACCTGTTCCAGATTCAAAACACTCTTTTCCACAGCACAGTGGAATATTTCCACAACTCCTGCCAGTACTCATATGCTCTGACCCCTCTCACCACAGACACCATCTCCTCACCAATGGGCCTGGGATCTGACTCAGAACCAGTTTCTGTTAACCTGCTGGGCCAGGACATCTACCTGGCCGACTCAATGCAATTTGTACTTGAATACTTCCTTCGCTTCCAGGAGAACCTCCCGGGCACCTATTACATATCTCCCAGCTTTAGAGGGGAAGATCCTGATGCCACACACTTGAACCAGTTCTACCACGTGGAGTGTGAACTGTTGGGTGACATGGACAAAGCTAtttccacagcagagggataCCTGGCTCACCTCACCAAGTCCATGCTGAAGAAACACTCCAATATTATTCTCAACACCGCTGGGACCCTTACACATGTCACAGCCATGCTGAGCAAGCTGGATGGAAAAACCCCACTACCAAGAGTCCCCCTAGACCAGGCCATTCCCATGATGCCCTCTGCTGACTGTGTCGAGTGGGTCCAAGATGGTCAGCCCCAGTTTGGCAGAAAGCTAACACGCAAAGGAGAGCGGGTCTTGATAGAGAAATATGGTGGCGCAGTTTGGCTGACTGAGATGGATCATCTGGGAGTTCCTTTTTACCAGGCCTATGTTGAGGGCACTGGGCGCTGTAAAGCCAAAGCTTCTGACCTTCTGCTGGGGCTGGGTGAGACTGTTGGTCTGGGTGAACGTCATTCCACCCCTGAGATGGTACAGGAGGCTCTCAGGCACCATGCCGTGCCCGAGCAGTCATACAAATGGTACATTAACATGCGCCAAGTGAAACCACTCCTCACCAGTGGATGGGGCATGGGGACAGAGCGCTACTTGTGTTGGCTTCTTCAGCATGATGATATTAGAGATATACAAATCATACCTAGAATGAAAGGAATGAAATACATGCCCTGA